From a single Onychomys torridus chromosome 9, mOncTor1.1, whole genome shotgun sequence genomic region:
- the Arhgef40 gene encoding LOW QUALITY PROTEIN: rho guanine nucleotide exchange factor 40 (The sequence of the model RefSeq protein was modified relative to this genomic sequence to represent the inferred CDS: deleted 1 base in 1 codon): MEPEPVEDCVQSTLAALYPPFEATAPTLLGQVFQVVERTYQEDALRYTLDFLVPAKHLLAKVQQEACAQYSGFLFFHEGWPLCLHEQVVVQLAALPWQVLRPGDFYLQVVPSAAQAPRLALKCLAPGGGRVQELPVPNEACAYLFTPEWLQGINKDRPTGRLSTCLLSAPSGIQRLPWAELICPRFVHKEGLMVGHQPGTLPPELPSGPPRLPSSPLPEEVLGTRSPGDGHNAPAEGPEGEYVELLEVTLPHMRGSPVNAEASGLSRTRTVPTRKSTGGKGRHRRHRAWMHQKGLGSRDQDGARPPGEGVSAGPSSDSPPGAEADPDAAVLEASEPPAEALGEAGGGVSQGVEGPPGTPRRAGKGNRRKKRAAGRGAVKAENTPLSPKDKEETRQQEVLVRLPSSPSEQEPAECSLVKEKEDSGKLESESKEELKAADGKEPAPPEDCGPPEEGIRESEQEVLVPVCMTGSTGPGWFPSEPPTQPLETVQDAKGDSIPEETPPVSILDDPPVAWDLMASGFFVLTGGVDQTGRALLTITPPPPCLLEEPSPSQETLNTALRYLHSLLRPDLQLLGLTILLDLRKAPPLPPALIPALSQLQDSGNPPLVQRLAILLHEDPPAELCGLQGAELLSEKDLKRLAKPEELQSDFGGHRDLSPDHWAEIHQEVAKLCSLCRGVLASVRQAIEELEGAEEPKEEEAVGMPGPLQKVLADPRLTALQRTGGAILMRLRSTHSSKLEGPGPAVLYQEVDEAIHQLVRLSNLRVQQQEKQQRLRQLQQVSQWLSGPGEEQLASFATPGNSLSVLQETELRFRAFSTEVQERLVQAREALALEEDIASQKVLDIFEQRLEQVESGLHRALRLQRFFQQAHEWVDEGSARLAGAGPGRESVLAALALRRAPEPSAGTFQEMRALALDLGSPAVLREWGRCRARCQELERRIQQQLGEEASPRGHRRRRADSASSTHGAHSPSPSLSSLLLPSSPGPRAAPSHCSLTPCGEDYEEEGLELAPEADGRPPRAVLIRGLEVTSTEVVDRTCSPREHVLLGRAGGPDGPWGLGTPRMERKRSISAQQRLVSELIACEQEYIATLSEPVAPPGPELTPELRCTWAAALSARERLRSFHGTHFLQELQGCVTHPLRIGACFLRHGDQFNLYAQFVKHRHKLESGLAAVTPSAKGSMDSSPCLPRALQQPLEQLARYGQLLEELLREAGPELSSERQALRAAVQLLQEQEARGRDLLAVEAVRGCEIDLKEQGQLLHRDPFTVICGRKKCLRHVFLFEDLLLFSKFKGSEGGSENFVYKQAFKTADMGLTENIGDSGLCFELWFRRRRAREAYTLQATSPETKLKWTSSIAQLLWRQAAHNKELRVQQMVSMGIGNKPFLDIKALGERTLSALLTGRAARTRASVAVSSFEHAGPSLPGLSPGACSLPARVEEEAWDLDVKQISLASETLDSSGDVSPGPRNSPSLHPPHRGSSTPTPATGGVLGLSRQSHSRALSDPTTPL; this comes from the exons ATG GAGCCTGAACCGGTGGAGGACTGTGTACAGAGCACACTTGCTGCCCTGTACCCACCCTTTGAAGCCACAGCCCCAACCCTGTTGGGCCAAGTGTTCCAGGTGGTGGAGAGGACTTACCAGGAGGATGCGCTGAGGTACACGCTGGACTTCCTGGTACCTGCTAAACACCTGCTTGCCAAGGTCCAGCAGGAAGCCTGT GCCCAGTATAGTGgatttctcttcttccatgagGGATGGCCACTCTGCTTGCATGAGCAGGTCGTAGTACAGTTAGCAGCCCTCCCCTGGCAGGTGCTGCGCCCTGGCGACTTCTACCTGCAGGTGGTACCCTCAGCAGCCCAAGCTCCCCGCCTGGCACTGAAATGTCTGGCCCCAGGAGGTGGACGGGTACAGGAGCTGCCCGTGCCCAATGAAGCCTGTGCCTACCTATTCACACCTGAGTGGCTGCAAGGCATTAACAAGGACCGGCCAACGGGGCGCCTCAGCACCTGCCTTCTGTCGGCACCCTCTGGGATTCAGCGCCTGCCCTGGGCTGAGCTCATCTGCCCAAGATTTGTGCACAAAGAGGGCCTCATGGTCGGACATCAGCCAGGCACACTGCCTCCAGAACTGCCCTCTGGACCTCCAAGGCTTCCTAGCTCTCCACTCCCTGAGGAGGTGCTGGGTACCCGGAGTCCTGGGGATGGACACAACGCTCCTGCAGAAGGTCCGGAGGGTGAATATGTGGAACTGTTGGAGGTGACGCTGCCTCATATGAGGGGAAGCCCCGTGAACGCTGAGGCCTCAGGCCTCTCCAGGACCCGCACAGTACCCACCCGGAAGAGTACCGGAGGGAAGGGCCGGCACCGGAGACACCGGGCATGGATGCACCAGAAAGGCCTGGGGTCTCGGGACCAGGATGGGGCACGCCCACCTGGTGAGGGGGTTAGTGCTGGGCCCTCTTCTGACTCACCCCCGGGAGCTGAGGCGGACCCAGATGCAGCGGTCCTGGAGGCATCTGAG CCCCCCGCAGAGGCgctgggggaggctgggggaggagtgAGCCAGGGGGTTGAAGGACCACCTGGTACCCCGCGAAGAGCAGGCaagggaaacagaaggaagaagcgAGCTGCTGGCAGAGGTGCTGTAAAGGCCGAGAATACCCCGCTCAGCCCCAAGGACAAGGAAGAGACTAGACAGCAGGAAGTCCTTGTCCGTCTGCCCTCCTCACCCAGCGAACAGGAACCTGCAGAATGCAGCCTGGTTAAGGagaaagaggattctgggaagctAGAGTCCGAATCAAAAGAGGAACTCAAGGCGGCAGATGGAAAAGAGCCTGCACCCCCAGAAGACTGTGGGCCCCCAGAAGAGGGGATCAGAGAGAGTGAACAAGAGGTGTTGGTCCCGGTGTGTATGACAG GATCCACAGGTCCAGGGTGGTTCCCATCTGAGCCCCCAACACAGCCCCTGGAGACTGTGCAGGATGCAAAAGGTGACAGCATCCCAGAAGAGACTCCCCCAGTTTCCATCTTGGATGACCCACCTGTAGCTTGGGACTTGATGGCGTCTGGATTCTTCGTTCTGACTG GAGGGGTCGACCAGACTGGCAGAGCTTTGCTGACTATTACCCCACCGCCCCCGTGCCTTCTTGAGGAGCCCTCACCCTCCCAGGAGACACTGAACACTGCCCTTCGTTACCTCCACTCACTGCTTAG GCCTGACCTTCAGTTACTGGGGCTAACCATCCTGCTTGACCTTCGCAAGGCACCCCCACTGCCTCCAGCACTTATTCCTGCCTTAAGTCAGCTTCAG GACTCAGGCAACCCTCCGCTTGTTCAGCGGCTGGCGATTCTCCTCCATGAAGACCCTCCAGCTGAACTCTGTGGACTTCAG GGAGCCGAGTTGCTGTCTGAGAAGGACCTGAAAAGATTGGCCAAGCCAGAGGAGCTGCAGTCAGACTTCGGAGGTCACAGGGACCTCTCCCCCGACCACTGGGCAGAGATACACCAG GAAGTGGCAAAGCTATGCAGCTTGTGCCGGGGTGTGCTGGCCTCTGTACGGCAGGCTattgaggagctggagggagcagAAGAACCAAAGGAAGAG GAGGCAGTGGGAATGCCTGGGCCCCTGCAAAAGGTGCTGGCAGATCCCCGGCTGACGGCGCTGCAGAGGACCGGAGGAGCCATCCTGATGCGCCTGCGCTCCACCCATAGCAGCAA GCTCGAGGGCCCAGGCCCAGCTGTGCTCTACCAGGAGGTAGATGAGGCCATTCACCAACTTGTGCGTCTCTCCAACTTACGAGTGCAGCAGCAGGAAAAGCAGCAGCGTCTGCGCCAGCTCCAGCAG GTGTCACAGTGGCTCTCTGGCCCAGGGGAGGAGCAGCTGGCCAGCTTCGCCACGCCTGGGAACTCACTCTCAGTCTTGCAAGAGACAGAACTGCGATTCCGGGCTTTCAGCACCGAGGTGCAg GAGCGCCTCGTCCAGGCCCGGGAAGCTTTGGCTCTGGAGGAGGACATCGCCTCCCAGAAAGTTCTGGATATCTTCGAACAACGACTGGAGCAGGTTGAGAGTGGCCTCCACCGGGCTCTGAGGCTCCAGCGCTTCTTCCAGCAG GCACACGAGTGGGTGGATGAGGGCTCTGCGCGGCTGGCAGGAGCCGGGCCGGGTCGTGAATCTGTACTGGCAGCCCTAGCCCTGCGGCGGGCCCCGGAGCCCAGTGCGGGCACCTTCCAGGAGATGCGAGCCCTGGCCCTGGACCTGGGCAGCCCAGCAGTCCTTCGAGAATGGGGCCGGTGCCGGGCACGCTGCCAAGAGCTGGAAAGGAGGATTCAGCAGCAGCTGGGAGAGGAGGCCAGTCCTCGAGGCCACAGACGACGGCGGGCAGACAGTGCCAGCAGCACGCATGGAGCCCATAGCCCTTCACCCAGCCTCAGCTCCCTGCTTCTTCCCAGCAGCCCTGGGCCACGGGCAGCACCATCACATTGCTCTCTGACCCCGTGTGGGGAGGACTATGAGGAGGAAGGCCTTGAGCTAGCTCCAGAAGCCGATGGAAGACCCCCAAGGGCTGTGCTGATCCGAGGCCTGGAGGTCACCAGTACTGAAGTGGTAGACAGGACGTGCTCGCCCCGAGAACATGTGCTATTGGGTCGGGCCGGAGGGCCAGACGGGCCCTGGGGACTAGGTACCCCGCGAATGGAGCGCAAACGGAGCATCAG TGCCCAGCAGCGTCTAGTGTCTGAACTGATTGCCTGTGAGCAAGAATACATAGCCACTCTGAGTGAGCCAGTGGCGCCGCCTGGGCCGGAGCTGACGCCTGAGCTCCGATGCACCTGGGCCGCAGCCCTGAGTGCCCGGGAGAGACTCCGCAGCTTCCACGGGACGCACTTTCTACAAGAGCTGCAGGGCTGCGTCACCCATCCTCTGCGCATTGGGGCCTGCTTCCTTCGCCAT GGGGACCAGTTCAACCTCTACGCACAGTTCGTGAAGCACAGACACAAACTGGAGAGTGGTCTGGCTGCAGTCACCCCCTCAGCCAAG GGTTCCATGGACAGCAGCCCTTGCTTACCCAGGGCCCTCCAACAGCCCCTGGAGCAGCTGGCTCGGTATGGACAGCTCCTGGAGGAGCTCCTGAGGGAAGCCGGGCCTGAGCTAAGCTCTGAGCGCCAGGCCCTCCGGGCTGCTGTACAATTGCTCCAGGAACAAGAGGCCCGAGGCAGAGATCTACTAGCTGTGGAAGCTGTGCGAGGCTGTGAG aTAGATCTGAAGGAACAGGGACAGCTCCTGCATCGGGACCCATTCACTGTCATTTGTGGCCGGAAAAAGTGCCTCCGCCATGTCTTTCTCTTTGAGGACCTGCTCTTGTTCAGCAAGTTCAAGGGCTCTGAAGGAGGGTCTGAGAACTTCGTTTACAAGCAGGCTTTCAAG aCTGCTGACATGGGGCTGACCGAAAACATCGGGGATAGTGGACTCTGTTTTGAACTATGGTTTCGGCGACGGCGCGCACGGGAAGCATACACTTTGCAGGCTACCTCACCAGAGACCAAACTCAAGTGGACAAGTTCTATTGCCCAGCTGCTGTGGAGACAGGCAGCCCACAACAAGG AGCTCCGTGTGCAGCAGATGGTTTCCATGGGCATTGGGAACAAACCTTTCCTGGACATCAAAGCCCTCGGGGAACGGACACTGAGTGCCCTGCTCACAGGAAGAG CCGCCCGCACGCGGGCCTCCGTAGCCGTGTCTTCCTTTGAGCATGCTGGCCCGTCCCTTCCCGGCCTCTCACCGGGAGCCTGCTCCCTGCCTGCCCGCGTCGAGGAGGAGGCCTGGGATCTGGACGTCAAGCAGATTTCCCTGG CCTCAGAAACACTTGACTCTTCTGGAGATGTGTCCCCAGGACCACGAAACAGCCCCAGCCTGCATCCCCCGCACCGTGGGAGCAGCACCCCCACTCCGGCCACTGGAGGGGTCTTAGGGCTGTCCCGGCAG AGTCATTCCCGAGCCCTGAGTGACCCCACCACACCTCTGTGA
- the Tmem253 gene encoding transmembrane protein 253 isoform X2 — MVPFTISVACLNSACHMATALPLWPGASGLLTGIITLELRREPCIWKVQAMMISNIFNLILGFIVVVIELMKTALGPASTAPSQLTGLLVLELSAEAFTLGGVLVSTYSLFLLSQRKPGCFTRSSLHYQELQEGLSELEEVSGLENGPVVASTGNRTDASPLDPGPA; from the exons ATGGTGCCCTTTACAATCTCGGTTGCATGCCTGAACTCTGCCTGTCACATGGCCACAGCACTACCTCTCTGGCCTGGAGCCTCG GGTCTCCTCACTGGGATTATCACCCTGGAGCTTCGAAGAGAGCCTTGCATCTGGAAG GTGCAGGCCATGATGATATCCAACATCTTCAATCTGATCCTGGGTTTCATCGTGGTGGTGATAGAGCTGATGAAGACAGCCTTGGGGCCTGCCTCTACTGCCCCCTCCCAG CTGACAGGGTTGCTGGTGCTGGAGCTCAGCGCGGAGGCCTTCACCCTAGGAGGAGTACTAGTCTCAACCTACTCCCTATTCTTGCTGAGCCAGAGGAAGCCAGGATGCTTCACGAGGTCAAGTCTGCACTACCAGGAGTTACAGGAG GGTCTCTCTGAGTTGGAGGAGGTTTCTGGTTTGGAGAATGGTCCCGTGGTGGCTAgcacaggaaacagaacagatGC GTCTCCCTTGGATCCGGGTCCTGCCTAA
- the Znf219 gene encoding zinc finger protein 219 → MEGSRPRVLVGHLEPSPPAFDGELDLQRYSNGPGVSAGSPGMGAVGWTETRAGERRFPCPVCGKRFRFNSILALHLRAHPGAQAFQCPHCGHRAAQRALLRSHLRTHQPERPRSPAARLLLELEERALLREARLGRARSSGAMQATPAAEGLARPQVPSSAAFPCPFCKGKFRTSAERERHLHILHRPWKCSLCSFGSSQEEELLHHSLTAHGAPERPLAATSTPEPQPPPQPEPRSALEPEPEPEPRPEPEREANPAPTPAPPEEPPAPPEFRCQVCGQSFTQSWFLKGHMRKHKASFDHACPVCGRCFKEPWFLKNHMKVHTSKLGPLRAPGPGSTPARAPQPPDLSLLAYEPLGPALLLAPAPTPAERREPPSLLGYLSVRAGEVRPNGEGADPGAGRNYGGFRPLPSALPNRARRHRTEEPEEEEEVVEAEEESWARGRSLGTLTSLHPHPGEGSGQSAPAVGAQARSTATQEENGLLVGGTRNEAGRGATGKDCPFCGKSFRSAHHLKVHLRVHTGERPYKCPHCDYAGTQSGSLKYHLQRHHREQRSSAGPGPPPEPPPPSPRGSASLQQQSGAKPTQASATWVEGTASTRPPSSTGPGSRRKPASPGRTLRNGRGGEAEPLDLSLRAGPGGEAGSGGALHRCLFCPFATGAPELMALHLQVHHSRRARGRRQPRADTSPPYVRAASGEPPPSPPLEEEGSPGLSRSGEAGLGGQER, encoded by the exons ATGGAG GGCTCACGTCCCCGCGTCTTGGTCGGCCACCTAGAGCCGTCCCCACCGGCCTTCGACGGCGAGCTGGATCTGCAGCGCTACTCCAACGGACCAGGTGTGAGCGCCGGGTCTCCTGGGATGGGAGCAGTGGGCTGGACTGAGACTCGTGCAGGCGAACGGCGCTTCCCTTGTCCTGTGTGCGGAAAGCGCTTCCGATTCAATTCCATCCTGGCTTTGCACCTGCGAGCCCACCCGGGCGCCCAAGCCTTCCAGTGCCCACACTGCGGCCACCGCGCAGCGCAGCGAGCTCTGCTGCGCTCACATCTCCGAACGCACCAGCCCGAGCGTCCACGAAGCCCTGCTGCACGCCTGTTGCTGGAGTTGGAGGAACGCGCCCTGCTACGTGAAGCCCGACTGGGGAGAGCCAGAAGCTCAGGGGCCATGCAGGCTACCCCCGCCGCGGAGGGCCTGGCGCGCCCTCAGGTTCCTTCCTCGGCTGCCTTCCCTTGCCCGTTCTGCAAAGGCAAGTTTCGCACCTCAGCGGAGCGGGAACGCCACCTGCATATCCTGCACAGGCCCTGGAAGTGCAGCTTGTGCAGTTTCGGCTCCAGCCAGGAGGAGGAGTTGCTGCACCACAGTCTGACGGCCCACGGGGCTCCCGAGCGCCCCCTGGCGGCCACTTCTACGCCCGAACCCCAGCCTCCACCTCAGCCAGAACCCAGATCTGCCCTTGAGCCTGAGCCTGAACCTGAACCTAGGCCAGAGCCTGAACGGGAGGCGAACCCGGCCCCGACTCCCGCACCTCCGGAGGAACCCCCTGCGCCACCTGAGTTCCGTTGCCAGGTGTGCGGCCAGAGCTTTACGCAGTCCTGGTTCCTCAAGGGTCACATGCGCAAGCACAAGGCCTCCTTTGATCATGCGTGCCCCGTGTGTGGCCGCTGCTTCAAGGAGCCCTGGTTCCTTAAGAACCACATGAAGGTGCACACCAGCAAGCTGGGTCCTTTGCGTGCCCCGGGGCCTGGCTCTACGCCTGCCAGggcccctcagcctcctgacctgAGCCTCCTGGCTTATGAGCCGCTGGGCCCTGCGCTCCTCCTGGCCCCAGCACCCACCCCGGCTGAGCGCCGAGAGCCTCCAAGCCTCTTAGGCTACCTGAGTGTACGAGCTGGGGAGGTACGACCCAATGGTGAGGGTGCCGACCCCGGAGCTGGCCGAAACTATGGAGGATTCCGCCCGCTGCCTTCAGCTCTTCCCAATCGGGCTCGGCGACACCGCACAGAGGaaccagaggaggaagaagaggtggtGGAGGCGGAAGAAGAGAGCTGGGCCCGGGGCAGGTCGCTGGGCACTCTGACTTCCCTGCACCCCCACCCAGGTGAGGGGTCAGGGCAGTCTGCACCTGCCGTGGGGGCCCAGGCAAGATCTACGGCCACCCAAG AAGAAAATGGGCTGCTGGTTGGAGGGACCCGAAACGAAGCGGGCCGTGGGGCCACTGGCAAGGACTGCCCCTTCTGTGGAAAATCTTTCCGCTCTGCGCATCACCTGAAAGTGCATCTTCGCGTGCACACAG GTGAGCGTCCCTACAAGTGTCCACACTGCGACTATGCAGGTACCCAGTCGGGCTCGCTCAAGTATCACCTTCAGCGTCACCACCGAGAGCAGAGGAGCAGTGCAGGTCCTGGGCCGCCTCCAGAGCCCCCGCCCCCTTCCCCGCGGGGCTCAGCCTCACTGCAGCAGCAGTCGGGAGCCAAGCCAACTCAGGCCTCTGCCACCTGGGTGGAGGGCACTGCAAGTACCCGGCCTCCAAGCAGCACCGGACCAGGGTCCCGTAGGAAGCCTGCCAGCCCTGGGAGGACCCTGCGCAACGGGAGAGGTGGTGAGGCCGAACCCCTGGACCTGTCCCTACGGGCAGGCCCGGGAGGTGAGGCCGGGTCAGGGGGTGCCCTTCACCGCTGCCTCTTCTGCCCCTTTGCCACTGGAGCTCCTGAGCTCATGGCCTTGCATCTGCAAGTCCATCACAGCCGTAGGGCTCGGGGCCGCCGGCAGCCCCGAGCTGACACGTCTCCGCCCTACGTCCGAGCAGCGTCAGGAGAGCCGCCTCCCAGCCCTCCACTAGAAGAGGAGGGCAGTCCTGGGCTGTCTAGATCTGGAGAGGCAGGTCTTGGGGGGCAAGAACGGTAG
- the Tmem253 gene encoding transmembrane protein 253 isoform X1, producing MDPTADLPRQERPSLRLERLQHWARHRQSGHLLVVAVSQLWLAIAMVPFTISVACLNSACHMATALPLWPGASGLLTGIITLELRREPCIWKVQAMMISNIFNLILGFIVVVIELMKTALGPASTAPSQLTGLLVLELSAEAFTLGGVLVSTYSLFLLSQRKPGCFTRSSLHYQELQEGLSELEEVSGLENGPVVASTGNRTDAGR from the exons ATGGATCCTACCGCTGACCTGCCGAGGCAGGAGAGACCCAGCCTTCGTCTGGAAAGGCTTCAGCACTGGGCGAGACACAGGCAAAGTGGACACCTATTGGTGGTGGCG GTGAGCCAACTATGGCTGGCAATAGCCATGGTGCCCTTTACAATCTCGGTTGCATGCCTGAACTCTGCCTGTCACATGGCCACAGCACTACCTCTCTGGCCTGGAGCCTCG GGTCTCCTCACTGGGATTATCACCCTGGAGCTTCGAAGAGAGCCTTGCATCTGGAAG GTGCAGGCCATGATGATATCCAACATCTTCAATCTGATCCTGGGTTTCATCGTGGTGGTGATAGAGCTGATGAAGACAGCCTTGGGGCCTGCCTCTACTGCCCCCTCCCAG CTGACAGGGTTGCTGGTGCTGGAGCTCAGCGCGGAGGCCTTCACCCTAGGAGGAGTACTAGTCTCAACCTACTCCCTATTCTTGCTGAGCCAGAGGAAGCCAGGATGCTTCACGAGGTCAAGTCTGCACTACCAGGAGTTACAGGAG GGTCTCTCTGAGTTGGAGGAGGTTTCTGGTTTGGAGAATGGTCCCGTGGTGGCTAgcacaggaaacagaacagatGC AGGAAGATAA